The genomic interval GCTGGGTGGTACTTCCCTGGGGCTGACCAGTGTGTTTTACTATTTTGCAGTAAAATTTATCCCTGTATCTGTAGGCATTGTTCTGTTAATGCAATCTGTCTGGATGGGCCTGCTACTGGAAGCTGTACTGGATAAAAAAATGCCTTCAGGCAGAAAAGTAATAGCAACTGCTATTGTTTTGATGGGAACGGCATTAGCCACCAATATTTTCTCCGATGTACAGAGCCTGGATTGGAGAGGGGTAGCCTGGGGCCTGGCAGCAGGAATATCTTATACGATATCTTTATATTCTTCAAATAGCATCGCGACACATATGCGTCCTTTAAAAAGGAGTTTATGGCTGCTTGCTGGTGGATTAGCTGCTATTATCCTGATTTTCTGTACCAATTCTTATGCAAACTTTAACTTCGGTATTTTCTGGCCATGGGGCTTATTCCTTGCTTTTTTCGGAACAATTCTTCCTCCGCTGCTTTTTACCAGCGGAATGCCGCATACCGGGATTAGTCTGGGAACAATTGTAGCTTCAGTAGAGCTTCCGGTTTCTGTGATGTTCGCTTATATTTTGTTAAGAGAACCTGTTAATTTATTGCAATGGACCGGGATTTTGATGATCATCAGTGCCATTGTACTGATGAATGTACAGAATCTGAAAAAGAAACCTTTACTCAGCTCATAACTTCATCCATAAAAACAATTATTCATTCTTAAAAGAAAGACTGCAATTTGAAACGATTTACAATTGTGGTTTTCCTGCTTTTTTCATTTACCGCATTTGGACAAACTTTAACTGTTTGTTCCTGGAATTTAAAAGATTTTGGAAAATCAAAGACCGATATACAAATAGATTTTATAGCACAAACCTTGAGAAATTGTGATGTGATTGCCATTCAGGAAGTCGTGGCCGGGCCCGGTGGACCAATGGCGGTTGCGCGTTTAAGTGACGCGCTGAACCGTACAGGAACCAGGTGGGATTATACCATCAGCCATGGTACTTCGAGTGACAGATATAGTAAAGAACGTTATGCTTTTATCTGGAAAACCAGCAGAACTGAGAAAATAGGGGAGGCGTGGCTGGAAAAGAAATATAACCTTGAAATTATCAGAGAACCTTATTTTGCAAGGTTCAGGCTGGGCAAAAAGCAATTTACACTGGTCACCATGCATGCGATTCCAAAATCCAAGCAGCCGGAAACTGAGATTAAATATTTAAAATATCTGCCTGAAAATTACCCTTCAGATGTATTGATTTTTTGCGGAGATTTTAATTTGCCAGAATCACATTCCGTATTTAACCCGCTGAAGAGTATGGGGTATCCCCCTGCTTTGACCAATCAAAAGACTTCATTAAAACAGCAATGTATCAATGGTAATTGTCTGGCTTCCGCTTATGATAATTTTTTCTATAATCAGGCAAAGGTTAATTTGATCGATGCAGGGATCATTCCTTTTTATACAGCATTCGATGATTTAAAGGAAGCAAGAAGGGTTTCTGATCACGTACCTGTGTTTTTGAAGTTTTCGCTGTTGTAAAACAGAAGGAGAGTTCAACATCGGTTATTGGTCGTAGTTGAGAGGGGGTTGAAAGGGCCAATGGCCCTTTCAACCCCCTCTCAACATAGATCTATTCTACATCTTTAACTGATCACGCTCAATTGACCAATTAATGTTATTACTTTGTAACAAAAATCTGTTTAAATGAATAAAGTTACCTCTGAGATCGATCAGGATATTAAGGTCACAGTTGATGCTATTGTTTTCGGATATAATCAGGAAAATGGTATCTCTGTACTGCTGATTAAGCGTAAAATTGAGCCTTTTCTTAAGGAGTGGGCACTTCCGGGTGGTTTTGTGCTGAATCATGAAACACTGGAAGAAGCAGTGGAAAGAGAATTACGCGAAGAAGCGGGAGTATCTATAAATTATCTGGAACAATTGTTTACTTTCGGCAAGCCATCCCGTGACCCGCGGATGCGTGTTATCTCTATTGCCTATTTTGGGCTGGTTAAATCTTCAGACTTCAGTTTATTTGCTTCCACAGATGCCTCAGAAGCAGCCTGGTTTAATATCTATGATCTTCCTCCATTAGCTTTTGACCATAAAGAAGTGGTTGAAAAAGCTATTGCCCGTTTAAGAGCAAAAATTACCTATGAACCAATCGGCTTTGAGCTGCTGGACCCTAAATTTCTTTTCTCTCATCTGGAACAATTATACATGGAATTGTTAGGCCACGATATTGACCGCCGTAATTTTAAACGTAAAGTGATGTCTTTAGGCCTGGTTATTGAACTGGATGAAAAGGCTCCGGCTTTAACTGCCGGGCGGCCGGGAAAACTTTACTCTTTTGACAAAGAAAAATATAAGCAGCTTAAAGTTAATGGTTTCGATCTTAATAAACTCCTTTAATACAGTGTTTTATGAGTTTAAATTTAATTTGTGTAAAAATAACGCAAATTAAATTTGCATAAGAAATAATAAAGACTTTAATTTGTGTCATTATAACGCAAATAGATATGAAAATATTAAATTTATCAACCGGATTTAAACCCTTCAATTCCTCTTTAGAGGAAATAGATGCTAAAAGCTTTTTATTTAGCGGTGGGGAAGTACACATCAAATTAGAGGGTAAAGCAGAAGAAGTGATGATTTCTGCCAGGCTAAATGACTCTAATGATGTCATGAAGTTGTTGCTGGCTGCAGATGCATTACGCCGCAACGGCAGTAAGCATATCAGCGTATTGATTCCTTATTTGCCTTATGCACGTCAGGACAGGGTAATGGTAGGAGGCGAACCCTTATCAATTAAGGTAATGTGTAACCTGATTAACAGCTGCGGCTTTGATAAGGTCTATATCTTTGATGTACATTCAGAAGTATCTCTTGCTTTACTGGATAATTATGAACTGATCACTAATTCAAGCCTGGCTAAAAAAGTACTCCATGACCATACGGATTACCTGCTGGTTTCTCCTGACGCTGGTGCACTTAAAAAGATCTATAAACTTGCAGAAGCTTTACAATATACCAGTGATATCATTTTATGTAATAAAGTGAGAGATGTCAGTAATGGAAAAATCAAACAGATCACAGTTGATCAGGACGACCTTGGTGGTAAAGATTGTTTTATCATCGATGACATTTGTGATGGTGGTGCCACTTTTATAGGGGTAGCTAAAGAATTAAAGCAACGTAATGCTGGTAAAGTCAGCCTGATTGTTTCCCATGGTATTATGTCTCATGGAGAAACTGAACTTGCGCAGTGGATAGACCATATTTATACAACAGACTCTATTAAAGACAGTGAATCAACATTAATCAGCAGGATTCCACTGGCTGATCTGATCGAATTATAACCTAAAAAAATTAAAGATGAATAATATCCTATTACAAACCGATGTTTACAAAATGGGCCATATGGAGCAATATGCTCCAGGATGTAACAAAGTATATTCTTATTTGACTGCAAGAAGCGATAAGAATTTTAAGGAGACCGTATTTTTCGGACTTCAATATTATATTAAACAATATCTTTCTGAACCCATCACCAAAGAAATGGGGGAAGAATTTCTGACTTACCGTAAACTGATTTTAGGAAGTAATTCTCCTGAAGTAGAAAGTAAAATCAGAGCACTTTGTGCATTAGGTTACCTGCCAGTAGAAATTAAAGCTGTGGAAGAAGGTACGATTATGCCGGTTCAGAATGTGCTGATGACAATCACGAATACACATCCTGATTTTTATTGGGTAGTCGGATTTATGGAAAGTTTACTGCTGAAATTATGGTATACAATTACCGTAGCTACCTGCAGTCATCAGTACCGTAAAATTGTAACCCGTTATTTCAATGAAACTGATGAAGTTGAAATGGAAGGTGCAAAGGATTTCCAGGTACATGATTTTGGATACCGTGGAGACGCTTCTGAAGAAGGGGCAGCAATTAGTGGGGTTGCGCATTTATTATCATTCCTGGGCAGTGATAATGTACCTGCCCTGCCATGTGCGGTTGACTATTATAAGGCTGATATCAATGGCGCACCAATTATGCTTTCTGTACCAGCAAGTGAGCACAGTGTAATGTGCTCTTTTGGCAGAGAAGACGAAATCGGAGCTTTCCGTCATATGCTGGAGTTATATCCAGCAGGAATTGTATCTATTGTCTCTGATACTTTTGATGTTTATAAAGTATTAACAGAATTTGCTGAAATCCTGAAAGAAGATATTCTGAAAAGAGATGGTAAAGTTGTCTTCAGACCTGATAGTGGAAATCCGGAATACATTATTTGCGGAAATCCGGAAGCAGAGCCTGGAACGAATGAATGGAAAGGTGCAATTCGTTTACTGGATGAAAAGTTTGGCTCTTCTTTAAACAGTAAAGGATATAAAGTATTGAATCCAAAAGTAGGTTTGATCTACGGTGATGGGATGTACCTGGAAAGATATATCAGAACACTTGACCGTTTGAAAGAAATGGGTTATGCAGCCAGTAACCTGGTTATCGGTGTCGGCGGTATTTTAAGAAACCATAGCCGTGATACTTTAGGTTTCGCTATCAAAGCAACTTATGTTGAGGTAAACGGAGAACCAAGAGAAATCGAGAAAGACCCGGTAACTGACCATAAAAAGAAATCATTGAAAGGCATGCTTTGCCTGAAAAAGGAAGGTAATGAATACCTGACTAAAGATCAGTGCAGCGCGGCCGAAGAAGCTGATTCTTTATTGCAGGTGGTCTACAGAGATGGCAAATTGATGAAAGAAACCAGTTTAACTGCAATAAGAGAACTGGTTAAAGCACAAGAAGAGGTTTTAACCGGTCAGTTATAATCTTCTTATTGCATAAAAAAGAGCAAATAACTTCTTCAGCTATTTGCTCTTTCCATAACATCCCATTCATGCAATGAGATGTTTTTTATTTTAAAATCTCGCTTAAACGTTCAGTCTGATGATCTGCAAGTTTCTTTAAAGGCCCCGCAGCCAGCATTTTCATCATCATATTCAGATCTGCTGAAATGATATGTGTAGCTGTTGTTGTACCATCACCATTATCCGCTACTGTCCATTTCAATTCTAAATCGAAAGGAGCTTTCTCAGAAGGAATTGCAATCAACTCCTGGTTTTCAACTCTGCTGGAAATCTTAATCGCCAGTTTAGCCATATTTTGAATGGTAAAATTAGCATCGTCTGCTGTAGAAGACCAGTTGTAAATGTTTTCAGGCATTAACTGCTGATGATTGTTCATGTCGGCTAAAAAAGCATAAACTTTATCTACCGGTTGGTTTACTGTGGTGGCACTTTCAATAACGGTCATTTTATACTGGATTTTGGTCAAATTTCTGTCCCCATTCTGCTGGGTTTCTG from Pedobacter sp. WC2423 carries:
- a CDS encoding DMT family transporter translates to MEKNLLKGALLVGLGASSYGALATVVKMAYEHGFNTAEVTTSQFTIGFTGMLLLNILIKNKSKAKEEAQQEKGSILKLMLGGTSLGLTSVFYYFAVKFIPVSVGIVLLMQSVWMGLLLEAVLDKKMPSGRKVIATAIVLMGTALATNIFSDVQSLDWRGVAWGLAAGISYTISLYSSNSIATHMRPLKRSLWLLAGGLAAIILIFCTNSYANFNFGIFWPWGLFLAFFGTILPPLLFTSGMPHTGISLGTIVASVELPVSVMFAYILLREPVNLLQWTGILMIISAIVLMNVQNLKKKPLLSS
- a CDS encoding endonuclease/exonuclease/phosphatase family protein, which encodes MKRFTIVVFLLFSFTAFGQTLTVCSWNLKDFGKSKTDIQIDFIAQTLRNCDVIAIQEVVAGPGGPMAVARLSDALNRTGTRWDYTISHGTSSDRYSKERYAFIWKTSRTEKIGEAWLEKKYNLEIIREPYFARFRLGKKQFTLVTMHAIPKSKQPETEIKYLKYLPENYPSDVLIFCGDFNLPESHSVFNPLKSMGYPPALTNQKTSLKQQCINGNCLASAYDNFFYNQAKVNLIDAGIIPFYTAFDDLKEARRVSDHVPVFLKFSLL
- a CDS encoding NUDIX domain-containing protein; its protein translation is MNKVTSEIDQDIKVTVDAIVFGYNQENGISVLLIKRKIEPFLKEWALPGGFVLNHETLEEAVERELREEAGVSINYLEQLFTFGKPSRDPRMRVISIAYFGLVKSSDFSLFASTDASEAAWFNIYDLPPLAFDHKEVVEKAIARLRAKITYEPIGFELLDPKFLFSHLEQLYMELLGHDIDRRNFKRKVMSLGLVIELDEKAPALTAGRPGKLYSFDKEKYKQLKVNGFDLNKLL
- the prs gene encoding ribose-phosphate diphosphokinase, coding for MKILNLSTGFKPFNSSLEEIDAKSFLFSGGEVHIKLEGKAEEVMISARLNDSNDVMKLLLAADALRRNGSKHISVLIPYLPYARQDRVMVGGEPLSIKVMCNLINSCGFDKVYIFDVHSEVSLALLDNYELITNSSLAKKVLHDHTDYLLVSPDAGALKKIYKLAEALQYTSDIILCNKVRDVSNGKIKQITVDQDDLGGKDCFIIDDICDGGATFIGVAKELKQRNAGKVSLIVSHGIMSHGETELAQWIDHIYTTDSIKDSESTLISRIPLADLIEL
- a CDS encoding nicotinate phosphoribosyltransferase — translated: MNNILLQTDVYKMGHMEQYAPGCNKVYSYLTARSDKNFKETVFFGLQYYIKQYLSEPITKEMGEEFLTYRKLILGSNSPEVESKIRALCALGYLPVEIKAVEEGTIMPVQNVLMTITNTHPDFYWVVGFMESLLLKLWYTITVATCSHQYRKIVTRYFNETDEVEMEGAKDFQVHDFGYRGDASEEGAAISGVAHLLSFLGSDNVPALPCAVDYYKADINGAPIMLSVPASEHSVMCSFGREDEIGAFRHMLELYPAGIVSIVSDTFDVYKVLTEFAEILKEDILKRDGKVVFRPDSGNPEYIICGNPEAEPGTNEWKGAIRLLDEKFGSSLNSKGYKVLNPKVGLIYGDGMYLERYIRTLDRLKEMGYAASNLVIGVGGILRNHSRDTLGFAIKATYVEVNGEPREIEKDPVTDHKKKSLKGMLCLKKEGNEYLTKDQCSAAEEADSLLQVVYRDGKLMKETSLTAIRELVKAQEEVLTGQL
- a CDS encoding SRPBCC family protein translates to MTVIESATTVNQPVDKVYAFLADMNNHQQLMPENIYNWSSTADDANFTIQNMAKLAIKISSRVENQELIAIPSEKAPFDLELKWTVADNGDGTTTATHIISADLNMMMKMLAAGPLKKLADHQTERLSEILK